Genomic segment of Streptomyces sp. NA02950:
CGTCAAGGGAGACCTGAAGGAACTTCAGGCCATCGCGGACGCCAACGGCGGCAACCGCGCCCACGGCAAGCCCGGCTACAAGGCGTCCGTGGACTTCATCAAGAAGAAGCTGGACGACGCCGGGTTCAAGACCGCCATCCAGGAGTTCGACAACGGCGGGGCGAAGGGCTACAACCTCATCGCCGACTGGCCGGGCGGCAGCGAGGACAAGGTCGTCATGGCCGGGTCGCATCTGGACTCGGTCCCCGATGGCCCGGGAATCAACGACAACGGATCGGGCTCCGCCGCGATCCTGGAGGTCGCGCTCGCCGCGGCCAAGGCCGACCTCAAGCCCGCCAAGCACCTGCGGTTCGCCTGGTGGGGCGACGAGGAGGACGGCATGGTCGGCTCCACCCACTACGTGGAGAAGCTGGCGTCCGGCGACAAGTCGAAGATCGACTCGTATCTGAACTTCGACATGCTCGGCTCCCCCAACCCGGGGTACTTCGTCTACGACGACGACACCGAGCTGGAGAAGGTCTTCACGGACTGGTTCGCGGCCAAGGACATCAAGACCGACCCGGAGACCGAGGGCGACGGCCGCTCGGACCACGCGCCGTTCAAGGACGCGGGCGTGCGGGTCGGCGGTCTGTTCACCGGCGCCGAGGCCACCAAGAGCCAGGAGCAGGCGGACAAGTGGGGCGGCAAGGCGGGCGAGGCGTTCGACCCG
This window contains:
- a CDS encoding M28 family metallopeptidase codes for the protein MKRIVPIRRGVLAAGASAALAGALLSGASMAQATISDPTAAAAPDIDVEAVKGDLKELQAIADANGGNRAHGKPGYKASVDFIKKKLDDAGFKTAIQEFDNGGAKGYNLIADWPGGSEDKVVMAGSHLDSVPDGPGINDNGSGSAAILEVALAAAKADLKPAKHLRFAWWGDEEDGMVGSTHYVEKLASGDKSKIDSYLNFDMLGSPNPGYFVYDDDTELEKVFTDWFAAKDIKTDPETEGDGRSDHAPFKDAGVRVGGLFTGAEATKSQEQADKWGGKAGEAFDPCYHSACDKTSNIDDKALDLNSDAIANAIWTLSS